Within Apostichopus japonicus isolate 1M-3 chromosome 23, ASM3797524v1, whole genome shotgun sequence, the genomic segment TTCACTTTTACAatccatgaaatgaaaaataaaaatgggaCTTGAGACTTATACTGGCAAAAGAATCCCTTACTTTAGCTTATTCAACAGAGCTAACTTTGAAATTATGTCAgtactattttattatattgCCTTGCAAACAATCAAGAAGTTTGATTTGTAAAAGCTCCAACTATTTCCCTTCTTCCGGCAGGTGAATGCAATAGACGGTTTCGGCCGGTCCGCCATGCACTGTGCAGCCGAGGGCTCGACGGATTGCCTCCAAGTGCTGGTATCTCACGGGGGCGACGTAGACATCTCGGACAACAACCGTAACAGACCGCTTCATTGGGCCGCCTACCGTAACAAAGATAAGTCTGTGCGTTTCCTATTGGAACACGGCGCGCTAGTTAACGAGCCCGACATGTTTTACAATACTCCCTTACACTGGGCTACGATGAAGTCCAGCCTGGAGGCCATCAGAGTCCTCCTGGACTTTGGCGCCGAGGTCACGGTTCGCAACGACAGCGGTCACAGTCCGGTCCTAAAGGCCGCCCACATGTTCACGGCGGGACTCTCCACCGAGAGAGAATGGGAGGTCTTGAATCTACTCCTGAAAGCGGCCGGTAACGTCCGAATCTGCGACGACGACGGCCAAATTCCACAGAACATATTCCAAGATACGGACCTTATGAAACTTCTCATTCCAGTGTGTTATACTCCTCGCTCTCTGAGTCAACTATGTCGTTACAACATTAGGAAGAGTGTGGGAGAAAGACATgtaaacaaacttatcatggaaCTGCCTTTACCTGATTCCCTACTAAGGTTTCTACTACTTCTTTCAAAggaataaacataaaatgaaaattgaactttttggggttttttttttttttgctatacATGtcaacaaatcatttttttttaaatcattcaacttcacacacaaaataaGAGGAGGAATTGTTTGTCAAAAAAATTAATgctcaaaaatatttcaaaaaatgcaGGGTTAATGTTTGGAACTGTGTATAATAGTGAAATTTCACCAAGTGAGCTGGAGTAGATCACTGAGCTAAGCATGCATTCCAAAATGCTTTCAATTAGCTAGAATATTTGTAAAACATGTTAAGGAACAAACAGAGATACAGTCCTCAACAGTAATATTATTTGCTATCTTTCCAAGTGTACCAGGAGACTGTAACAATGGATATGTTGTGGTCAACAACCAATCAGATTCAAGTACTTGGCAGAGGCAATGATTAACATGTTGGCAGACAAGCTGTTCTGTACAAGTGAATATTAGTCACTCagttaaaaaattgtcaaccGTTGTTAATGCAAATGACATAGATATAATTTTTCTAGCTATATCTTCAGCTTAGATGGCTCTTTCTGGGTGACTGTTTcctatttattcatttatgacTATTACTTGTAAGCTCATTGTAAGAGAAGCTATAACAGAAATGACTGGTTTCAGCGGGTGTTAGGAGTCTAACCAGTGGCTCTGACTAAACTTTGGTCGTTTTTCCCTACCAAACGAGCTATCCAActgttatttttgtttaattgtcgGCCCATATCAGCTCTCTGTATCTTTGAGGCATTGCTAGGTGCAAGCCATAGAAATTTGCTTACATTTTCACACATCTTGTCCAGTTTAAAACAGATGCCGAAAAATCTTCAGAAAGGGATTAAAAGATGAAATGTCAGCAAGATTATTTATGGAAATAGCTTTTTTAGACTTTTAATTATACTAATCCAACCCAATCAGGATATAACTAgggaaggatttttttttttaaatttattataattttattcACATTTCGGTTTCTTAAACCTCTTAAATGGAAGTAAGCTTATATCAGACTTGAAAAAGGATCAAAGGTATCCTTATTACCAGGAAATTATCGATGACGAAGAATCCATTTATATTCTGAGGGGAAGGAAAATGGCAGAAGATGTCTGTGATTGTTGGTGAATCAAAGCTGAGAAAATGTTGTCAGGATGAACAATAGGATATAGCATATGGCAAAGAATGGGAGAAAGATGGCGCCAACTAAatagagatttgattggcgcatgatctgttgggcggggcttgcaaattttaatgaagtttgtagaatctgcGGACTTGTTAGAAAATCTGgagaattttattcagctcaaaattttaaatgacagataactcaataaaaataatgaatatttgtattaaaatttGCATAGAAAGGTGTCTTTTTTACTGAGTTTtaagggcagtaagctggaaaggtcaaagtttttTCAATTTGGCAAACAAGTACTGAGACTTTAATTGACCATGAGTGTGGGTGGcatccaattcaacattttaattcaaatttggaatctgttcaatttagaaagtcatttcagatgggaaaaaccATCGATTGCTCTtgaatgaaaaacccaccttaccatGACCCCGCCGGGTATCAAACCCGGAACTTCCCAATTGCTTAGCATCATTGCcacaaatgccaccgcctttatccactcaaccacagcaccggtataaagattgatttgaaaatgcaaaatatgtttcaaaagatctTGTCATCAACATTTTTCAACGAAATTGTATTTAAGCTAGTTACTAGTGTGACCAACTCACGGTTTATATTAAACCCCAAAAGTCTAAAAATTTCTTGTTCTACCCCGTACAGTGTAGACCAGTTAATAAAATTTCTTCGAAGAAAGTACCTGCTTTTTTCCATGCTTTTTCGATCCATGCTTGTTTTTTCTACCACATGTGTCATTTCAATAAATATCTTGATATTTATAGGatgtgataataataaattttgTATTTCTGTGGTACCATAAAATATGTCTTTAAAACCGTTAAACCGCCCCTCTCCCTGTTCTTTCCCTGCTATGTAGGTATACTTCCCATTCCAGTCGGATCGCTTAATCTTAATGCAACATTGGAAGTTCATTATAGGGTCACAGCCTTTTACCGCAAAGCAGATTCTGGAAATAGTTCGCTGTATTCGCTAGGTTAAGCAAGTACTATGTGTTCGTGGTGCTATATGCAAGTTGAACTGAACATCATGTTACCAAAGTATCCACTCTTCTCAATAAACACTTGTGTGACGTCACGAAACAACGCACAGCGCATCGTTACATCAGCTGACGCAGAGAGGCTGTTACAGCGCCTTCCGCGCTATGCAATGTCTTTGTAATCGAGCACTGACTGTGCTAAACACATGACTTCTGACATTTAGTTCAGCGCGTCTGACCGGAGATTTTCACAACGTGTGACTGCGTGTACGCGCTAGTTGGCTACATCATATACGAATGCGTTGTTATGGTCAAATatgttgaaaaaaaacatgCGTGTGCCAGCGAACGATTGCAGTGGCTTCatctgtttgtgtgtgttaGAAGTATAGAAGTCAGGAatcaataacaattggttatcaaacgatgagctctacaatgaaaccaaccaaacactttggtcatccatagtcgcacatagaagatttaGATTTTTTGGTCATGTAGTAAGACTTccggaggacgctccagcaaaggttgctttaagagaagcactgagacatactgctaaaccagtaggaaggcccgtgactaccttgctaaATCGCAATTTAAgacgttaatattaacaatttcgaggaagcaataaaccttgcgcaagatcgtgatacgtggcggaggttaatcactgagcatgtcggatagacgagactcaacttactactactactaagtaTAGAAGTCAGGAATCCAGCGCCTTCTGCCCTACAcaatatattgtaatttaatgcCAAATGTGCCGAATACCAAAACATTTATAAAGCGCCGTAACATCTATAGATATGTATCTCTGTCAGATGCACTGTTACCGGAGATAAACACATTATAATACGTCCTCACAATAACTGTTGACGTACGCGTTGTAAGAAATATCACGTTGTGCCAAAAAAAAACGTATGATAAGCGCGCACATACACTGGATTTACCTTAAAGTGTGATCCGTATCACTGTGATGTAGGCCAGTGCGGGCACATGGCCCAGCAGGGGGTACAGGGTCGTGTCCAACCCTGTACAAACTACAGTATCTCCccacgcacatacacacataaacacGGGCGCACACACTATGCCATCATCATATTTAAGAGAACTTCACAAGTTATTGGTCACGAGTATTGTGCTCCTTAAATTGCTGAAAATCCAAAAACGTTTGACAAATTGTCATATCCTGACCTGAAATAATTGAGGGTCTTACAGGGCGATGTGATATGATGTAATGAATTGCGTTACGATGCGAAGTAATGCTACACATTATCTTATTTTTATTCAAAAACTATACAGCGCAGTGCAATCTAATGGCATATATAATTATAAGCCAATGAATTATACTTGGCTGCATTATTAACTTACTTGGCAATATATTCAAAGATCTGTCGGATGGTAGAGAGCTATGTAGTAAACAGTTAGTCTTTATTGTGTCTATAAATGCATTCATCTTTCATTCTCATTCATCTTCCTTAAAGTGGAGGACACAGCCGAGGACGGTTTCCATACCTTATTCCGCCCACAGATGAACTTACGATATACTGCAAAACAGCCCATCGTTATTTTGTGCGTTGCCTATCGTACTATCAAAAGTGCTACTATTAACATTAAGATAAACagtgagcaaaaaaaaaatctaggaATGACAGGGAAAATGTATGAAATTACCGTTAATTGTAACctgttttgatattttggggAATAATGATCATCTTCAATACCATTCTTTCATAGAAGAAGAATTTCTAGCAGACGGTATGGTTTGAACTGAGGGCGTACTGCAATTTGGTGTCCCTGGATGAAAAGTTGGCAAATTACATGGATAGAAACCTATATTGTGCACTGGCTACCCTGgtttgttttccctttcggtttt encodes:
- the LOC139964545 gene encoding ankyrin repeat and SOCS box protein 8-like; translation: MYFRFAMTQHTFNLSERLIRVINGWNVNPKDTVEEILREGADVNHVHGLCLPLHCACSVGNPAVVELLLDYGAEVNAIDGFGRSAMHCAAEGSTDCLQVLVSHGGDVDISDNNRNRPLHWAAYRNKDKSVRFLLEHGALVNEPDMFYNTPLHWATMKSSLEAIRVLLDFGAEVTVRNDSGHSPVLKAAHMFTAGLSTEREWEVLNLLLKAAGNVRICDDDGQIPQNIFQDTDLMKLLIPVCYTPRSLSQLCRYNIRKSVGERHVNKLIMELPLPDSLLRFLLLLSKE